In Sulfurisphaera javensis, a single genomic region encodes these proteins:
- a CDS encoding AAA family ATPase, translating to MEPLFDIYYQKLADIILYLKRKQRLDKKIVELLRKEYHKDIEEISIQYDSTKNGNDIYVSTSETVLPISVFGDGGKLAVLISSLLLYAKDNSIILWEEPETHQDLGGLETILRTALEIAKEKNLQLFITTQSRDTLEILYELTSKNNIDYKIFFLENSNGIITAKYVSKEDAENLLSAGIDIRLIDIG from the coding sequence ATTGAACCGTTATTTGACATATATTATCAGAAACTCGCCGATATTATATTATATCTAAAAAGAAAACAAAGACTAGACAAGAAAATTGTAGAATTGCTGAGAAAAGAATATCATAAGGATATAGAGGAAATAAGCATTCAGTATGATTCTACAAAAAATGGTAACGATATATACGTGTCAACCTCAGAAACAGTCTTACCAATAAGTGTATTTGGAGATGGTGGAAAATTAGCAGTCCTTATATCAAGTTTACTTTTATATGCAAAGGATAATTCAATTATCCTTTGGGAAGAGCCAGAAACTCATCAAGACCTTGGAGGTTTAGAAACCATCTTACGTACAGCGTTAGAGATTGCAAAAGAGAAAAACCTACAACTTTTCATTACTACACAAAGTAGAGACACACTAGAAATCCTTTATGAACTGACTAGCAAAAACAACATAGATTATAAAATATTCTTCCTAGAGAACAGCAATGGAATCATAACAGCTAAGTATGTAAGTAAAGAAGACGCTGAGAACCTTCTTAGTGCTGGTATAGATATAAGACTAATAGACATAGGGTGA
- a CDS encoding conjugal transfer protein, whose translation MNTIRVYLKALIEIGNDLNTDVIATKIQKIFFLLQKEGIKDLGLKFEPWLFGPYSKELNDTLIELVEKGEVEEIAEPIIDPITNEVIGYQRKYILKDKVNLSQIEPEVVEFFKKWVVKSRRELLKYVYTRYPKYADYSVIKDKVLGLK comes from the coding sequence ATGAATACAATACGTGTATATTTGAAGGCACTTATCGAAATAGGTAATGATTTAAACACTGATGTTATTGCGACTAAAATTCAGAAAATTTTCTTTCTTCTTCAAAAGGAAGGCATAAAGGACTTAGGCTTAAAATTTGAACCCTGGTTATTTGGTCCTTACTCTAAGGAATTAAACGATACACTAATAGAATTAGTTGAGAAAGGTGAAGTGGAGGAGATTGCAGAACCCATTATTGACCCTATTACAAACGAAGTCATAGGATATCAAAGAAAATATATACTAAAGGACAAGGTAAACTTGAGTCAAATTGAACCAGAAGTGGTAGAATTCTTTAAGAAATGGGTTGTAAAGAGTAGGAGGGAATTATTAAAATACGTATACACAAGGTACCCAAAATATGCAGATTACTCAGTCATCAAAGATAAGGTTTTGGGATTAAAGTAA
- a CDS encoding PIN domain-containing protein, producing the protein MRYLAIVDTNVLIYDFVSNSPFHEEARKKLESLEALVVLPNILVEFILVSILKLKINEEIVRKKVEEILRQSVIVRVRKRDFVEALNLNVKDINDALLVSVAKRLNLPVMSYDSDVKELCEKVGVKIV; encoded by the coding sequence ATGAGGTATTTAGCAATAGTTGATACTAATGTTTTAATTTATGATTTTGTGTCAAATTCACCTTTCCACGAGGAGGCAAGGAAGAAACTGGAAAGTCTTGAGGCTTTAGTTGTTCTCCCAAACATTTTAGTTGAGTTTATATTGGTGTCAATTTTGAAGTTAAAAATTAATGAAGAGATTGTAAGGAAGAAGGTTGAGGAGATATTAAGGCAGAGTGTTATTGTTAGGGTGAGAAAGAGGGATTTTGTTGAAGCTTTGAATTTGAACGTGAAGGATATAAATGATGCTCTTTTAGTTTCTGTTGCAAAGAGGCTTAATTTACCAGTCATGAGCTATGATTCTGACGTTAAGGAGTTGTGTGAGAAAGTAGGTGTGAAAATAGTTTGA